The genomic window TAGCAAAACATAAACCcacaaaaatgtcaaaaaatatatctttaggTGAGTTTTTGCCTTAATGGATCAACTAGGTTGAAAAGCACTGAGAAAAAAAACTACCATTTATGCTTCATTTCTTAATGAAAGAGTTCTCGTCATTAATATTCTTATAGCACCTTTTATCTGCTTATTCCGTAGACTATATATAATGGGATTCATAAATGGTGGAATTACAgtataaaatacagaaagaataATATCCTTAAAAGACCCAGAATCTGAAGGTGGTTGGAAATATACATAAGAGGCtgaaatgagaaataaagaaaccaCAGTGATGTGGGGGATGCAGGTCGAGAAGGCTTTTTTCTGGTCTTCTTTCACTGGAAACTTGAGCACAGTAGAAAATATACAAACATAAGATGCAGTGATGAAGGTATAACAGCTAGCACCAATGACCAGTTCAGAAAGAATTAAGGATAACTTATTGCTAAAAGTATCTGAGCAGGAGATCCTTAGCAGAGAGGGGATGTCACAGAAGAACTGATGGACCACATTGGAATGGCAGAAGGACAAGCGAAACGTGTAGCCAGTGTGGAAACCTGCGTACATGAAGCCAGTGATCAAGCAGGTTAAGGTCATCTGCAGGCAGACTCGGGGACTCATGATCACTGGGTAGTGGAGAGGGTGGCAGATGGCCACATAACGGTCACGAGCCATGACAGTGAGCAAAGCAAACTCTACATATCCCATGAAAACCATTAGGAATACCTGAGCTGCACAGCCTGTAACTGAAATGACCCTGTTGTTCACCAGAGAGTTAACAGATGCTTGAGGAGCAGTTATTGAGAGGTAGCAGGCATCCACCATGGACAGATTCCTCAGGAAAAAGTACATGGGAGTGTGGAGTCTCCTGTCAAAGGTGGTGatgatgacaatgaggagattcCCCATCAGGCCTGCAGAGTAGatgagaaacagaaggaaagaatagaagaTCTGGAGTTCTCGGATGTCAGAAAACTCCATGAGCAGAAATTCAGTTACAGTGGTGAAATTGGACATTTTCAGACTTGTTCATGTAGGAAGTAACCTAGGTAGGACAAGGAGAAATCAGTCAGTCCATCAATCGGCAGTTATTGAGGACATCCTTGAGATTTTGACAGTCAGCATGACCTGTGctctgttttcattgtttaaccttgagcaagttaaaTCACTTCTCAAGGAAAATCTCTAAGCCTGATAGAGGTGATGCAGACCTGAACTGTTAAAGGAAGTTTCTATTCCTGAGAATTCAATCTATTAAACCTATAAGGAAAGTAATCTTACTGAGGACCttatattaatttcctttgttctcaTATGGTATTGATTACTTATGATTGAATGTTCATTCCAGATAATTAGACCTGAGTCAGAAACCAACAATGAAAATAAGACATTTTTTAATCCTTCAGGAGTAGTCTTTGCCTCTCCCCATATTCCTTTCCTGAccatttcatcttcttttaaTAGGTAAGAACATTATAGAAGAGAAAGTCAGAAACTTATTAAGTCTTAGTTTCAAATATTCTGGTGCTGATAATGGAGAGAAGACtaatcttttcctcctcccactaTCCTCTACATATGCTCACAATGATTGGTGGAAAAAATTAGAGGTAAAAGGTTGTGATATATTCAATAGCATTTCACTGTATCCAGGGGCAGGAGAATGATGAAGGCTGCTGTCCCATCATGATATTCTCTCTACTCCTGTGAATACTCTCACTTCATTTAATTTGCATCATAGCTCTTCTAATATTATCAGCTTAATTGTCCTCCATTACCAGCCATCAGGTAATCAACATGAGTGGATATCATGCCCACCTCGACCCTTGACTGGATGGAATACTGCCCTGCAACTCCATTCCTCAATCTCAAACTGACATTAAAGCCTCTTTCAAGTTTAAACAATCAAACTTTTCAGACAGTCTAACCTGATACTTCTTGGCCACAAATTCTCCAGTATACCACTATGAAAGGGAAGTTGATTTTGACACAGGAGGAATGGTTGAATACTTGTAGatatagataagaaaatacaTTGAGATGCagctattttcttttaaattacaaCCCTAAACTTTGTCCCACTTTTTTCCTCCTCTGCCATCCACTGAGGTGTCAGAAACAAAGTCAATTATTGtctgtatagtcatgcaaaagaTATTCCCATATTAGTTAGAAGAGatataaatagagaaagaattaGTGAAAgagttaaagagagaaaaagaaggggagagagagaaagagaaagggaggaaggaaggaaggaaggaaggaaggaaggaaggaaggaaggaaggaaggtaggaaggaagaaatgaaggaagaaacaaaggaaggaaggaaggaaggaaggaaggaaggaaggaaggaaggaaggaaggaaggaaggaaggaaggaaggaaggaaggaaggaaggaaggaaggaaggaaggaaggaaggaaggaaggaaggaaggaaaagaggctgaaaaataaaattaattatatcatTCAAACTCACTGTATCTTAATTTGGACACAGCTGCCGTGCTCCATGCTGTTAACTTATCTAATTTTAGTTTCTCAGGAATTCTCTTATTGAATTCCTCAGGCATGGTAAAGAATTCAAGAATTTCTCTAGCTGAGGCTGCATCAGCAGACCATCATAAACATTACAATGTTCAATGGACATCATCATTTTCTTCGGCTTGTTTGGGAAGTAATTCTCCCACTCACAATTATTCCTGGTTTTTGTAGCTTTGGTTAAACAGCACATTTAATGTAGTAGCCCCAGTGGACAAACTTCACCTTTGAAGAAATTCCCTGAGTTGCCTTTGGGACAGAGTCCCTGAtgtccaggacaattcagagagcCAGAGATGATAGCACTGAGGCAATTATTTCTGGGTTGGGAAGGGCATGTTGCCAAGTTAAGTCCTTTTAGAAAAATGCGTTTGGAATTCTAAAGACATTAATGTATattaatgcatatatatatatgcattatatatataaatatataaatatatataggcatatatgtataaatatattttatgactaAGGAAATCATTATCTCTGATTCCTTACAAGGAATAGGAGCTCCATTCAGCGATTATTTAAAAGCTTCCAAATGAGAAATTCAAGGGTTTTCGGCAGTTTTTTGACTCATTAGCTCTGCTGGCAAAAATGCATAATGGCTCAGGTGTTAGATCTCACTGACATAGAAGTGAGAGATCTTGTGAAATGTTTTCAaatgtattttacttttttgcaTCACATTTTTGCCTACTCATACAAAAGGTTACTAAGGAAATCTACCAACAAAGTAAAGATATCTGACAGATTACATgacattttaaaacccacactccCCATTGTACCActaagaagaaaatgttttgtcTCAGAATATTTGGTTTGTGTGGTCATTTAGCCTTATCTTTATTTATATCCATCACTTGATCtcatagcaaaataatattttcttacatTAACATAACATCTCATTCAACTACATTTCTCAATTTTGATGATGACCAAAAgggtttctatgaatattttaaatc from Monodelphis domestica isolate mMonDom1 chromosome 4, mMonDom1.pri, whole genome shotgun sequence includes these protein-coding regions:
- the LOC100619702 gene encoding olfactory receptor 14C36-like; this translates as MSNFTTVTEFLLMEFSDIRELQIFYSFLLFLIYSAGLMGNLLIVIITTFDRRLHTPMYFFLRNLSMVDACYLSITAPQASVNSLVNNRVISVTGCAAQVFLMVFMGYVEFALLTVMARDRYVAICHPLHYPVIMSPRVCLQMTLTCLITGFMYAGFHTGYTFRLSFCHSNVVHQFFCDIPSLLRISCSDTFSNKLSLILSELVIGASCYTFITASYVCIFSTVLKFPVKEDQKKAFSTCIPHITVVSLFLISASYVYFQPPSDSGSFKDIILSVFYTVIPPFMNPIIYSLRNKQIKGAIRILMTRTLSLRNEA